The region GGCAGCGCCCAGGACAGACACATGAAGACCACGCCATTGGATACCGCGCCTCCTGGCAAACGTAGCGGTAGTTATTACGGCCTGGGCACATACTTGGGGTTGGCCGGCGCGTTGCTGGCGATGATTGTGCTGTTTTCGTTCCTGAGCAGCCACTTTCTCTCCTACGCTACCTTCAGCACATTGGCCAACCAGATTCCCGATTTGATGGTGCTGGCGGTTGGCATGACCTTCGTGCTGATCATTGGCGGCATCGATCTATCGGTCGGATCGGTATTGGCCCTGGCAGCCTCGGCAGTCAGTGTCGCCATGCTGGGGTGGGGCTGGAGCGTGCTGCCGGCTGCGTTGCTGGGTATGGCCGTGGCAGCGCTGACAGGGAGTATCACCGGTTCAATTACAGTCGCCTGGCGTATTCCATCCTTTATCGTTTCCCTGGGCGTACTGGAAATGGCCAGGGGCCTGGCCTACCAATTGACCGATTCGCGTACCGCCTATATTGGCGACGCTTTCGCTTGGCTCTCCAATCCTTGGGCGTTCGGAATATCACCGTCGTTCATCATCGCCTTGCTGGTGATCGTCGTTGCCCAGCTGGTACTGACGCGCACGGTGTTCGGGCGCTACCTGATAGGCATCGGCACCAATGAAGAGGCCGTACGCCTGGCCGGCATCGACCCGCGCCCCTACAAGGTCCTGGTGTTTTCGCTGATGGGCTTGCTGGCCGGCCTTGCCGCTCTGTTCCAGATTTCCCGCCTGGAGGCCGCCGACCCCAATGCTGGCTCTGGCCTTGAGCTTCAGGTCATTGCCGCTGTGGTGATCGGCGGGACCAGTTTGATGGGCGGGCGCGGCTCAGTGATCAGCACGTTCTTTGGCGTATTGATTATCTCTGTGCTGGCCGCAGGCCTGGCCCAGATCGGCGCATCGGAGCCAACCAAACGCATTATTACCGGGGCGGTAATCGTTATCGCCGTGGTCCTCGACACCTATCGTAGCCGGCGCAGTAGCCGGCGGAACTGACTCATGGCAACTATCAAAGATGTCGCGGCGCTGGCGGGTATTTCCTACACCACAGTGTCCCATGTACTGAATAAAACCCGACCGGTCAGCGAGCCTGTACGCCTCAAAGTCGAGGCGGCCATCGCTGAGCTCGACTACGTGCCCAGTGCGGTGGCTCGTTCGCTGAAGGCGCGCAGCACGGCGACGATTGGCTTGTTGGTGCCCAATAGCGTCAACCCGTATTTTGCCGAGCTTGCACGCGGTATCGAGGATGCCTGCGAGCGAAACGGCTATTGCGTGATTCTGTGCAACTCTGACGACAACCCGCAAAAACAACGCAGCTACCTGCGCGTGTTGCTGGAGAAGCGCATCGATGGCCTGATTGTGGCGTCCGTGGGCGAAGACAGCGACTTGCAAGGTAGCCTGGCCAACGTGCGCACCCCGATGGTTATCGTCGACCGCGAGCTGGAGGGGGTCGAAGCAGATCTGGTGCGTATCGACCACGAGTTGGGTGCTTATCTGGCTACTCGCCATTTGCTGGAGCTGGGGCATCGCGACATTGCCTGTATCGGCGGCCCGGCTAGCACCAGTACGGCGCAGTTGCGTCTGGCCGGGTTTCAGCGCGCGTTGGCCGAGGCTGAAGTTAAGGTGAATGACGAGCATGTCGTCAGCAGTGATTTCACTAGCCTGGGGGGCTACGCGGCGGCTGCGCAACTGCTCGATGGGCGTCGGCCTACGGCGATTTTTGCTGGCAACGACATGATCGGCATCGGTGTGCTGCGTGCTGCAGCAGAACGCAATATTTGCGTGCCCGGTGAGCTCTCGGTCATTGGCTTCGATGACATCCAGTTGAGTCGCTATGTCTTCCCAGCCCTCACCACGGTGGGGCAATCCATTCGTGAACTGGGCGAGAGCGCGGCTTCACTGTTGTTGTCGCGCATTGCCCAGCCTTTGCGGGGCGAGCCGGAGCAACGCATCGTTGAGCCCAAGATCGTGTTGCGTGAGTCCACGGCACCCCGCCCAGACCTCTTCAATGATTACCGCTGAGATCGGAGCGCCTATGCACGCCAATGTGGTGGTGGTTGGAAGTCTCAATATGGACCTGGTGGCCCGCGCCGAGCGGTTGCCACGCGCTGGCGAAACTCTGGCGGGTGAATCCTTTGCTACCGTGCCGGGTGGCAAGGGCGCCAATCAGGCGGTGGCGGCCGCTCGACTGGGTGCTTCGGTTGCGATGATCGGCAATGTTGGTGACGACGCCTATGGCCAGCAACTGCGCCAGGCCCTGCTCGATGAGCAGGTCGATTGTCGCGCAGTGGCGGTGTGCTCCGGTGTTTCCAGCGGGCTGGCATTGATTGTGGTGGATGCCAGTAGCCAGAACGCCATCGTTATCATCCCGGGGGGCAATGGTAAGTTGCAGCCACAATCGGTGCAGGCTTTCGATGACTTGCTGCTGGATGCCGAAGTCATCATCTGCCAACTGGAAGTGCCCTCGCAAACAGTGGCCTACACCCTTGAGCGTGGCCGTGAACTGGGTAAAACAGTGATTCTCAACCCCGCGCCGTGCACTGGTCCCTTACCGCCGAGTTGGTACGCTTCAATCGATTACCTGATTCCCAATGAAAGCGAAGCGCAGGCGCTGACCGGCCTGCCGGTAACCGATCTGGCCAGCGCGGAATTTGCGGCCAGTCACCTGCGCAAACGTGGGGTAAAAAACGTGATCATCACGCTGGGTGCCCAAGGGGCGTTGTTCGCCAGTGCCCAAGGGGTGCAGCACTTTGCAGCGCCGACAGTGCAACCAGTGGATACCACGGCGGCTGGTGACACTTTTGTGGGTGGTTTCGCCGCTGCACTAGCGCGTGGAGTGGAGGAGGATGAGGCGATTGCGTTTGGTCAGCGTGCCGCAGCCCTGTCGGTAACCCGTGCCGGCGCCCAGCCTTCAATTCCTTATCTGGGCGAGGTGCAGCCATGAAAAAGACGCCGCTGCTCAACATTGCTTTGTCGCGGCTCATCGCCTCGCTGGGGCACGGCGATATTCTGGTCATTGGTGATGCCGGTTTGCCAGTGCCACCCGGTGTCGAGCTGATCGATCTTGCGTTGACCCCAGGCACTCCAGATTTTGCCAGTGTCCTGCGTGCGGTATTGTGCGAGATGCAGGTGGAGAGCCATGTGCTCGCCGATGAAATGTTCGCAGCCAATCCACCTGCCTTGATCACCGTTGAGCAATGTCATGCCCGTGCTCAGCTCGGTGCGAGAACTCGACTCAGTCATGCCGAGTTCAAGCAGCTTTGCTGCGGCGCTCGCGCAATGGTGCGTAGCGGGGAGTGCCAGCCCTATAGCAATATCGCTTTGATTGCCGGCGTCACATTTTAACGCTTAATGAATTCGTTGACTTGCTTCACGCCGCTAGACGTTAACCACAAGGAGTTCTATTGATGTCCATTTTGTCGGAAGGTGCAGGGCACACTGCGCCCATCGATTTGATCATCGATACCGACCCGGGTGCTGACGATGTGGTGGCCTTGCTGTTGGCCATGGCTTCACCTGAAGAACTGAACATTCACGCTATAACGACGGTTGCTGGCAACGTGCGCCTGGAAAAGACCTCGCGCAATGCAAGGTTGGCCAGGGAGTGGGGAGGGCGAGAGGACATTGCCATTTACGCAGGTGCGACCAGGCCATTGCTTCGCACGCCGATCTACGCCGCTGATATCCATGGCGAGGAGGGTTTGCCGGGTGTTGCCGTGCATGAGCCCACTCAAGGCTTGGCCACAGGCAGTGCAATTGAATACTTGGTCCAGACGTTGAGTAACGCCGAACCCCACAGCATGACCGTGGCTATGCTCGGCCCGCAAACCAATCTGGCGCTGGCCCTGATCCAGGCCCCGGAGATAGTCCAAGGCATCAAGGAAGTGATTGTAATGGGAGGGGCCCATTTCAATGGTGGCAACATCACGCCTGTGGCTGAATTCAATCTGTTTGCCGATCCGGAGGCCGCTGAAGTGGTGCTGAGCAGCGGGGTCAAGTTGACCTATCTGCCACTGGATGTGACCCATAGGGTGCTGACCAGTGATGCACGGCTCAAACAGTTGGCGGCGGTCGACAATCAGGCCGGCAAGCGGGTAGTGGGCATTCTTGATGCCTACGTCAGGGCCGATATGCAGCGCTACGGCGTTGAGGGTGGCCCCGTGCACGACGCCAGCGTGATCGCCTACCTGATCAAACCGGCGTTGTTCAGCGGGCGACGGATTTACATGCAGGTGGACAGCCGCGAAGGCATGACCTATGGCCAGACAATTGCAGACTGGCACGGCGTCCTTGCGCAGCCGGCCAATGTCATGTGGATCGACAGTGCAGATGCTCAGGGCTTTTTTGATCTGCTCAGTACACGGCTTGCACGTCTGGAGTAGTGTGCGAGTAGCGTTCGAACACCTGGTCGACGAAACTGCGCGCGGCCTCATTGCCCAGGTCTTTGACCAATAGGTCAATGGCAATCAGCATCAGTTCCTCAGCGCTGGCGGGGCTATAGGCGCTTTGGCCTTCGGCCCACTTGACCTTGATGTCGGCATCGATGATGTGGCTTGTCATGAGCATTTCCAAAAAATAACTGCGCGCTGTGGGTTCAAATGCCGGGCCCTGGCGTTTGAAGAGGGAGGCGTGACTGCTCTCCGCCCAAGGTTGCAGTAGAGCATGTCCAGCGTGCTCAAGGCACTGCGACTTAGGCATAAGCGCGGGGGCGTGGCAAACTAACGGTTTTCAGCTTGGCGGAACAGTGCTGTGCAGATCGATTTGAGCAACCCCGAACAGTTCACCATCGAGACGGTACGCTACATGCTTGCTGCCGGTAGCAATGCGGTACACAACCAGTTGCGGGTCAGCCGCGATGGCATTGCCTGGCTGTCACAGGTTGTAGGTGGACGTGATCTGGATGGCCTGGCCTTTCGTCTGGAAACCTGGGCGGCCGGTTCAGGCTGCGTGGGGGAGCAGGCGGCAGCAGATGAGCGCTGGGTGTTGCAGGTGTTCAACGTTTTGAGCAGCAACTGGCCAAAACCGGCGAGTGATTACATTGACCTGTACTGAGTGCCAAGGCACTTTGTGCAAAATTCCGTGACGATTAGGTTTTTACCTGAGCGCGCTGGCTCAGGCAGACTTGACGGGTTTTGCAACGAAAAATCAGCGAGGCTGTCACAGAGGCAGCAGCATTCCGTTTTTTAAGGAGGATTCATGTTCCGTGCATCACTGATGAGCCTGGTAGCAGTTGCCGTATTGGCCGGTTGCAGTACTGGCGGTTCGTCGTCCAAGACCCCGGAGGCTGCGGTGGCGAACAACGACGGCCGCTGTCAGGCAAGCGGCGCCGAATTCGCCGTCGGCAAGCAAGCAACGCCAGCTTTGGTCGAGCAAGCGCGCAAGGCCAGCGGATCGCAAATGGCACATGCGCTTGGCCCGAATGATGTCATGACCATGGACTACCGCTCCGAGCGCCTGAATTTGCACACCAATGCCCAGGGTGTGGTTATCAGCGTTAACTGCGGCTGATTTCGGTTTCCCGCAGGCACAAAAAAACCCGTCACGTGGACGGGTTTTTTTATTCGGTCAGAGCTTACTCTGGACGAACTTGTGCAGCCTGCATGCCCTTCTGGCCTTTTTCGGCAACGAAGGAAACGGTCTGGCCTTCTTTCAGGCTTTTGAAACCGTCAGATTCGATAGCCTTGAAGTGAACGAACAGGTCGTCGCCGCCACCTTGTGGAGTGATGAAGCCGAAGCCTTTCTCATCGTTGAACCATTTTACGGTGCCGGTTTGGCGATTAGACATGGGTGTATCTCCAGGAAACATGATTTTCGGTAGTGCGGTGTTGCCGAGGCCAACAGGGTGCACGCGACCATCATAGTATAAATATGGGCTTGTAGCCCCTTTTACCTTCGCAGATTGCTGATCTGGAGCAATTTAGCGATGGATTATCCGGCCAAAGGCCTATTTTTTCGGGCCGCAGACCGCTGCGACTTTTTCTTGCGCGCGCTTCATTACGCTTGCATCTACGCCATCCTGCAGGGTGTCGAGGTCCTTGATCTCTTCATCGCTAAGGTTTTTTTCGAGCACGTCTCCGGCGCATTTGCAGTGCATTTGGGCTTTGTCCTGGGTCAGGCCTTGCTTCTGTGCCTGAGCCACACAGGATGCCTGGTAATCGGCAGGTAGCTGGCCGGCATTGGCGCCCATCGGCAGTAACAGGGCAGAAGCAGCCGCCAGGGCCAGAAAAGACGGAAGTCGCATAGCCAAACACTCCTTGGGGTCTAGTTTCACAAGAGTAGGTCGCTTCAGAAACTCTGAGCGGAAAATTTCCCCTCAAGTTCCCCTCAGTCGCCGCTAAGCTTTGTGCTAGCATGCCTAGCTTGAAATTGCCGCCAGCTTTTACCTACGGCTTGTGGCTTGCAATTCTCTTTTTATTCCAGTCACTCTGGTTCGTTCCCTGACAGGCTTTCGGGCTTCTGCCACTGTGAGGCAGGCTTTGCTTGTGCAAAGACAGGGGCGGATCTTGTACTGGCTCATCCCAACCCACGTGACCTTTGGTAGGGGTCACCACTAGGAGAGGAGGCGCCATGCCCATCATTACTCTTCCCGATGGCAGTCAACGTTCGTTCGACAAGGCCGTGTCCGTAGCCGAAGTCGCCGCATCCATTGGTGCAGGCTTGGCCAAGGCCACCGTAGCCGGCAAGGTCGACGGCAAGCTGGTAGATGCCAGTGATCTGATCGAACACGACGCCAAGCTGCAAATCATTACACCCAAGGACGAAGAGGGGCTGGAGATTATCCGTCACTCGTGCGCCCACCTGGTTGGCCACGCAGTCAAGCAGTTGTACCCGACCGCCAAAATGGTTATCGGTCCGGTCATCGACGAAGGCTTCTACTACGACATCGCCTACGAACGTCCTTTCACGCCTGAAGACATGGCTGCCATCGAGCAGCGTATGCAGCAGCTGATCGACACCGACTACGATGTCATCAAAAAAGTTACCCCGCGCGCCGAGGTAATCGAGGTCTTCAAGGCTCGCGGTGAGGACTACAAACTGCGCCTGGTCGAAGACATGCCGGATGAACAGGCCATGGGCCTGTACTACCACGAAGAATATGTCGACATGTGCCGCGGTCCGCACGTGCCGAACACCCGCTTCCTCAAGTCGTTCAAGCTGACCAAGCTGTCCGGTGCCTACTGGCGCGGCGATGCCAAGAACGAGCAGTTGCAGCGCGTCTATGGCACTGCCTGGGCCGACAAAAAGCAGCTGGCTGCCTACATTCAGCGCATCGAAGAAGCGGAAAAACGCGATCACCGTAAAATCGGCAAGCGCCTGGGGCTGTTCCACCTTCAGGAAGAAGCGCCGGGCATGGTGTTCTGGCACCCTAACGGTTGGACGCTGTACCAGGTGCTCGAGCAGTACATGCGCAAGGTGCAACGCGACAACGGCTACCTCGAGATCAAGACCCCGCAGGTTGTCGACCGTTCGTTGTGGGAGAAGTCTGGTCACTGGGCCAACTACGCCGACAATATGTTCACCACTCAGTCGGAAAACCGCGACTACGCCATCAAGCCGATGAACTGCCCTTGCCACGTGCAGGTGTTCAATCAGGGCCTGAAGAGCTACCGCGAGTTGCCCCTGCGTCTGGCCGAATTCGGTGCTTGCCACCGCAACGAGCCGTCGGGTGCCCTGCATGGCATCATGCGCGTGCGTGGCTTTACCCAGGACGATGCGCACATCTTCTGCACTGAAGAACAGATGCAGTCTGAATCTGCGGCGTTCATCAAGCTGACCATGGATGTCTACGCCGACTTCGGCTTTACCGACGTGGTGATGAAGCTTTCCACTCGCCCTGAAAAGCGTGTCGGCTCTGATGAACTCTGGGATCGCGCCGAAGCGGCGTTGGCGTCCGCGCTTGACAGCGCTGGTCTGCCATATGACCTGCAGCCGGGCGAAGGCGCGTTCTACGGCCCGAAAATTGAATTCTCGCTCAAGGATTGCCTCGGTCGTGTCTGGCAGTGTGGTACCCTGCAGCTCGACTTCAACCTGCCGATTCGCCTGGGCGCAGAGTTCGTATCCGAAGATAACGGCCGCAAGCATCCCGTCATGTTGCACCGTGCCATCCTCGGTTCGTTCGAGCGCTTCGTCGGAATTCTGATCGAGCACTACGAAGGTGCGTTCCCGGCCTGGCTGGCGCCAACTCAGGCGGTGGTGATGAATATCACCGACAAACAAGCCGAATTTGCTCAACAAGTGGAAAAAACTCTGGCCGAAAGCGGTTTCCGTGCCAAGTCCGACTTGAGAAATGAGAAAATTGGCTTTAAGATCCGCGAGCATACCTTGCTCAAGGTTCCTTATCTCCTAGTTATCGGGGATCGGGAAGTCGAAACGCAAACTGTCGCTGTGCGTACCCGTGAAGGTGCTGACCTGGGCTCAATGCCCGTCGCCGAGTTCGCGGACTTGCTCGCGCAAGCGGTTTCCCGGCGTGGTCGCCAAGATTCGGAGTAATTATTATTAAGCGTGATATGAGACAAGACAAACGAGCTGTACCGAAGGCCCCGATCAACGAGAATATCTCGGCACTCGAGGTTCGGTTAATTGGCGTTGACGGCGAGCAGTTGGGCATCGTCTCGATTGGTGAAGCGCTTCGTATCGCTGAAGAAGCGAAGCTGGATCTGGTAGAAATTTCTGCTGATGCCGTACCTCCTGTCTGCAAAGTCATGGATTACGGCAAGAGCCTGTTCGAAAAGAAGAAGCAACAGGCCGCGGCGAAGAAGAACCAGAAAGTCATCCAGATCAAAGAAATCAAGTTTCGTCCAGGGACGGAGGAAGGGGATTACCAGGTAAAACTACGCAACCTGGTACGTTTCCTTAGTGATGGGGACAAGACCAAAATCTCTCTGAGATTCCGTGGTCGTGAGATGGCCCACCAGGAGCTGGGTATGGAACTGTTGAAGCGGATCGAAGCTGATCTGGCCGAATACGGAACCGTCGAACAGCATCCGAAGATGGAAGGACGCCAGCTTTTGATGGTCATCGCCCCCAAGAAAAAGAAATAACCACCAGGGCACGGCAGGCCTTGCGGTTATGTTTATCAACTGAATGCGGAGTATCCGAACATGCCAAAAATGAAAACCAAAAGCGGTGCAGCCAAGCGTTTCTTGAAAACGGCTAACGGCATCAAGCACAAACACGCTTTCAAGAGCCACATCCTGACCAAAATGTCGACCAAGCGTAAGCGTCAACTTCGTGGTAGCAGCTTGCTGCACCCGTCGGACGTGGCAAAAGTCGAGCGCATGCTGCGCCTTCGTTAATTTTTGGTTCTAGATAGAGGAAGTTACTCATGGCTCGTGTAAAGCGTGGCGTCATCGCTCGTAAGCGTCACAAGAAAATTCTGAAACTGGCTAAAGGCTACTACGGCGCACGCTCGCGCGTATTCCGTGTTGCCAAGCAAGCGGTCATCAAGGCAGGCCAATACGCCTACCGCGACCGTCGTCAGAAAAAACGTCAGTTCCGCGCTCTGTGGATCGCTCGTATCAACGCTGGTGCGCGTATCAACGGTCTGTCCTACAGCCGCCTGATCGCTGGCCTGAAAAAAGCGTCGATCGAAATCGACCGTAAGGTTCTGGCTGATCTGGCAGTGAACGAAAAAGCGGCGTTTGCTGCGATTGTCGAGAAAGCTAAAGCCTCGCTGGCTTAAGTACCCCGACAATCACCCGGCGTCATTTCCGGCGCCAGGTGTTAACGTCTTAATAGGGGAAGAGCCTGCGCTCTTCCCCTATTTTGTATCTGGAGTCTGTACATGGAAAACCTGGACGCGCTGGTCTCCCAAGCCCTGGAGGCCGTGGAACGCGCTGAAGACATCAATGCCCTGGAACAGATCCGGGTTCAATTCCTTGGCAAGAAAGGCGAACTGACTCAGGTGATGAAGACCCTGGGCAACATGCCTGCCGAAGAGCGGCCGAAAGTTGGCGCGCTGATCAACGACGCCAAGGAACGCGTCACCGAGGTGCTCAACGCGCGCAAGGCTGCTTTCGAAGAGGCCGAACTCAGCGCTCGTCTGGCTGCCGAATGCATTGATGTGACCCTGCCGGGCCGTGGCCAGACCTCAGGCGGTCTGCATCCAATCACCCGCACGCTGGAGCGCATCGAGCAGTTCTTCACCCACATCGGCTACGGCATTGCCGAAGGCCCTGAGGTCGAAGACGACTACCACAACTTCGAAGCGCTCAATATTCCCGGCCACCACCCGGCTCGGGCAATGCATGACACCTTCTACTTCAATGCCAACATGCTGCTGCGTACCCACACCTCGCCGGTGCAGGTGCGGACCATGGAGTCCAGCCAGCCGCCAATCCGCATTGTTTGCCCAGGTCGCGTTTATCGCTGCGACTCGGACCTGACCCACTCGCCGATGTTTCACCAGGTCGAAGGCCTGCTGATCGATCGCGACATCAATTTCGCCGATCTCAAAGGCACCATCGAAGAGTTCCTGCGGGTGTTCTTCGAAAAGGAACTGGCGGTACGCTTCCGTCCGTCCTTCTTCCCCTTCACCGAGCCTTCGGCTGAAGTCGACATCCAGTGCGTAATGTGCAGCGGTAAAGGTTGCCGCGTGTGCAAGCAGACCGGTTGGCTGGAAGTCATGGGTTGCGGCATGGTTCACCCGAACGTGCTGCGCATGTCCGGCATTGATCCGGAAGAGTTCCAGGGCTTCGCCTTCGGCATGGGTGCCGAGCGTCTGGCTATGCTGCGTTACGGCGTCAACGATTTGCGCCTGTTCTTCGACAACGACTTGCGGTTCCTTGCGCAATTTCGCTAGGTCGCGCACCCGTAACGAATCTTTCAGGAGAGCAGGATGAAATTCAGTGAAAAATGGCTGCGCGGTTGGGTAAACCCGCAAGTATCCCGCGACGAGCTGGTTGCTCGTCTTTCGATGGCCGGCCTTGAAGTCGACAGCGTAACGCCGGCTGCCGGTCAGTTCAGCGGCATCATCGTCGGTGAGGTGCTGAGTACCGAACAACATCCCGACGCTGACAAGTTGCGTGTTTGCCAGGTCAGCAGCGGCAGCGAGACCTTCCAGGTAGTGTGTGGCGCGCCTAACGTGCGCCCTGGCTTGAAAGTCCCATTTGCCATGATCGGTGCCGAACTGCCAGGTGACTTCAAAATCAAGAAGGCCAAGTTGCGTGGCGTTGAGTCCAACGGCATGCTGTGCTCGGCTGCAGAACTGCAGATCAGCGAAGAGAATGACGGCCTGTTGGAACTGGCAGCTGATGCACCGGTGGGCGAAGACATTCGCGTGTACCTGGACTTGGACGACGCCAGTATCGAGATCGGCTTGACCCCTAACCGGGGCGACTGCCTGTCGGTGGCGGGGCTGGCGCGTGACGTAGGTGCCTTGTACGACGTGCCGGTCACTCGCCTGGCCGTGCCGGCCGTTGCCGCTGTCCATGATGAAGTGCGTCCAGTTGAAGTTCTGGCGCCCGCTGCCTGCCCACGTTACCTGGGCCGTGTTATCCGCAACGTCGACCTGTCGCGCCCAACCCCGTTGTGGATGGTTGAGCGTCTGCGTCGCTCCGACGTACGCAGCATCGACGCTGCTGTGGACATCACCAACTATGTGATGCTCGAATTGGGCCAGCCGATGCACGCCTTCGATCTCGCCGAAATCAACGGCGGCATCCGTGTGCGCATGGCCGAGGAGGGCGAGAAGCTCGTTCTGCTCGATGGTCAGGAAGTGGCGCTGCGTAGCGATACCCTGGTTATTGCCGATCATTCTCGCGCCCTGGCCATTGCCGGCGTCATGGGTGGCGAGCACAGTGGTGTATCCGACACCACCCGTGACATCTTCCTTGAAAGCGCTTTCTTCGAGCCGATCTCCGTGGCTGGTAAAGCGCGTTCATATGGCCTGCACACCGATGCATCGCACCGCTACGAGCGTGGCGTTGACTCGCAGCTGGCTCGCGAAGCCATCGAGCGCGCGACTGCGCTGCTGCTGGAGATTGTCGGCGGCGAAGCCGGCCCTGTGGTCGATGTCACCAGCGAAGAACACTTGCCGAAGGTTGCGCCGATCATCCTGCGCGCCGAACGCCTGAGCCAAATGCTGGGCATGGAAATGGCAAGTACTGAGGTCGAGCAGCTGCTCAACGGTCTGGGCCTTGAAACCACCGCTGGAGAAGGGCAGTGGCAGGTAGAAGTACCAAGCCACCGCTTCGACATCAGCCTGGAAGTCGACCTGATCGAAGAGCTGGCCCGTTTGTACGGCTACAACCGTCTACCGGTTCGTTATCCGCAAGCACGCCTGGCCCCGCAAGCCAAGGCTGAAGCGCGTGGTGAACTGCCAGCCTTGCGGCGTTTGCTGGTTGCACGCGGCTATCAGGAGGCGATCACCTACAGCTTCATCGATCCGAAACTGTTCGAGCTGTTCACGCCAGGTGTGGAACCACTGCTG is a window of Pseudomonas sp. DG56-2 DNA encoding:
- a CDS encoding ABC transporter permease codes for the protein MKTTPLDTAPPGKRSGSYYGLGTYLGLAGALLAMIVLFSFLSSHFLSYATFSTLANQIPDLMVLAVGMTFVLIIGGIDLSVGSVLALAASAVSVAMLGWGWSVLPAALLGMAVAALTGSITGSITVAWRIPSFIVSLGVLEMARGLAYQLTDSRTAYIGDAFAWLSNPWAFGISPSFIIALLVIVVAQLVLTRTVFGRYLIGIGTNEEAVRLAGIDPRPYKVLVFSLMGLLAGLAALFQISRLEAADPNAGSGLELQVIAAVVIGGTSLMGGRGSVISTFFGVLIISVLAAGLAQIGASEPTKRIITGAVIVIAVVLDTYRSRRSSRRN
- a CDS encoding LacI family DNA-binding transcriptional regulator → MATIKDVAALAGISYTTVSHVLNKTRPVSEPVRLKVEAAIAELDYVPSAVARSLKARSTATIGLLVPNSVNPYFAELARGIEDACERNGYCVILCNSDDNPQKQRSYLRVLLEKRIDGLIVASVGEDSDLQGSLANVRTPMVIVDRELEGVEADLVRIDHELGAYLATRHLLELGHRDIACIGGPASTSTAQLRLAGFQRALAEAEVKVNDEHVVSSDFTSLGGYAAAAQLLDGRRPTAIFAGNDMIGIGVLRAAAERNICVPGELSVIGFDDIQLSRYVFPALTTVGQSIRELGESAASLLLSRIAQPLRGEPEQRIVEPKIVLRESTAPRPDLFNDYR
- the rbsK gene encoding ribokinase → MHANVVVVGSLNMDLVARAERLPRAGETLAGESFATVPGGKGANQAVAAARLGASVAMIGNVGDDAYGQQLRQALLDEQVDCRAVAVCSGVSSGLALIVVDASSQNAIVIIPGGNGKLQPQSVQAFDDLLLDAEVIICQLEVPSQTVAYTLERGRELGKTVILNPAPCTGPLPPSWYASIDYLIPNESEAQALTGLPVTDLASAEFAASHLRKRGVKNVIITLGAQGALFASAQGVQHFAAPTVQPVDTTAAGDTFVGGFAAALARGVEEDEAIAFGQRAAALSVTRAGAQPSIPYLGEVQP
- the rbsD gene encoding D-ribose pyranase is translated as MKKTPLLNIALSRLIASLGHGDILVIGDAGLPVPPGVELIDLALTPGTPDFASVLRAVLCEMQVESHVLADEMFAANPPALITVEQCHARAQLGARTRLSHAEFKQLCCGARAMVRSGECQPYSNIALIAGVTF
- a CDS encoding nucleoside hydrolase encodes the protein MSILSEGAGHTAPIDLIIDTDPGADDVVALLLAMASPEELNIHAITTVAGNVRLEKTSRNARLAREWGGREDIAIYAGATRPLLRTPIYAADIHGEEGLPGVAVHEPTQGLATGSAIEYLVQTLSNAEPHSMTVAMLGPQTNLALALIQAPEIVQGIKEVIVMGGAHFNGGNITPVAEFNLFADPEAAEVVLSSGVKLTYLPLDVTHRVLTSDARLKQLAAVDNQAGKRVVGILDAYVRADMQRYGVEGGPVHDASVIAYLIKPALFSGRRIYMQVDSREGMTYGQTIADWHGVLAQPANVMWIDSADAQGFFDLLSTRLARLE
- a CDS encoding I78 family peptidase inhibitor, encoding MFRASLMSLVAVAVLAGCSTGGSSSKTPEAAVANNDGRCQASGAEFAVGKQATPALVEQARKASGSQMAHALGPNDVMTMDYRSERLNLHTNAQGVVISVNCG
- a CDS encoding cold-shock protein gives rise to the protein MSNRQTGTVKWFNDEKGFGFITPQGGGDDLFVHFKAIESDGFKSLKEGQTVSFVAEKGQKGMQAAQVRPE
- the thrS gene encoding threonine--tRNA ligase, coding for MPIITLPDGSQRSFDKAVSVAEVAASIGAGLAKATVAGKVDGKLVDASDLIEHDAKLQIITPKDEEGLEIIRHSCAHLVGHAVKQLYPTAKMVIGPVIDEGFYYDIAYERPFTPEDMAAIEQRMQQLIDTDYDVIKKVTPRAEVIEVFKARGEDYKLRLVEDMPDEQAMGLYYHEEYVDMCRGPHVPNTRFLKSFKLTKLSGAYWRGDAKNEQLQRVYGTAWADKKQLAAYIQRIEEAEKRDHRKIGKRLGLFHLQEEAPGMVFWHPNGWTLYQVLEQYMRKVQRDNGYLEIKTPQVVDRSLWEKSGHWANYADNMFTTQSENRDYAIKPMNCPCHVQVFNQGLKSYRELPLRLAEFGACHRNEPSGALHGIMRVRGFTQDDAHIFCTEEQMQSESAAFIKLTMDVYADFGFTDVVMKLSTRPEKRVGSDELWDRAEAALASALDSAGLPYDLQPGEGAFYGPKIEFSLKDCLGRVWQCGTLQLDFNLPIRLGAEFVSEDNGRKHPVMLHRAILGSFERFVGILIEHYEGAFPAWLAPTQAVVMNITDKQAEFAQQVEKTLAESGFRAKSDLRNEKIGFKIREHTLLKVPYLLVIGDREVETQTVAVRTREGADLGSMPVAEFADLLAQAVSRRGRQDSE
- the infC gene encoding translation initiation factor IF-3, which codes for MIIKRDMRQDKRAVPKAPINENISALEVRLIGVDGEQLGIVSIGEALRIAEEAKLDLVEISADAVPPVCKVMDYGKSLFEKKKQQAAAKKNQKVIQIKEIKFRPGTEEGDYQVKLRNLVRFLSDGDKTKISLRFRGREMAHQELGMELLKRIEADLAEYGTVEQHPKMEGRQLLMVIAPKKKK
- the rpmI gene encoding 50S ribosomal protein L35, translating into MPKMKTKSGAAKRFLKTANGIKHKHAFKSHILTKMSTKRKRQLRGSSLLHPSDVAKVERMLRLR
- the rplT gene encoding 50S ribosomal protein L20; translated protein: MARVKRGVIARKRHKKILKLAKGYYGARSRVFRVAKQAVIKAGQYAYRDRRQKKRQFRALWIARINAGARINGLSYSRLIAGLKKASIEIDRKVLADLAVNEKAAFAAIVEKAKASLA
- the pheS gene encoding phenylalanine--tRNA ligase subunit alpha, producing the protein MENLDALVSQALEAVERAEDINALEQIRVQFLGKKGELTQVMKTLGNMPAEERPKVGALINDAKERVTEVLNARKAAFEEAELSARLAAECIDVTLPGRGQTSGGLHPITRTLERIEQFFTHIGYGIAEGPEVEDDYHNFEALNIPGHHPARAMHDTFYFNANMLLRTHTSPVQVRTMESSQPPIRIVCPGRVYRCDSDLTHSPMFHQVEGLLIDRDINFADLKGTIEEFLRVFFEKELAVRFRPSFFPFTEPSAEVDIQCVMCSGKGCRVCKQTGWLEVMGCGMVHPNVLRMSGIDPEEFQGFAFGMGAERLAMLRYGVNDLRLFFDNDLRFLAQFR